In one Catenovulum adriaticum genomic region, the following are encoded:
- the mnmG gene encoding tRNA uridine-5-carboxymethylaminomethyl(34) synthesis enzyme MnmG, translated as MQSFEQNFDVIVVGGGHAGTEAAMASARMGQNTLLLTHNVETLGQMSCNPAIGGIGKGHLVKEIDALGGLMAKAADLGGIQFRTLNSSKGPAVRATRAQADRQLYRAAIRTALENQDNLKIFQQACDDLIVENEKVCGVVTQMGLKFFAKSVVLTTGTFLGGQIHIGLENFSGGRAGDPPSIALANRLRELPFRVSRLKTGTPPRIDARTIDFSAMQEQPGDSPLPVFSFMGKVSDHPEQIPCYITHTNEKTHDVIRGGLDRSPMYSGVIEGIGPRYCPSIEDKIVRFAEKSSHQIFIEPEGLTTHEVYPNGISTSLPFDVQVNLVHSIKGLENAHITRPGYAIEYDFFDPRDLKQTLETKFIKGLFFAGQINGTTGYEEAGAQGLMAGANAALFAQEKEGFSLRRDHAYLGVLVDDLTTLGTKEPYRMFTSRAEYRLLLREDNADIRLTELGRKVGLIDDERWAFFSNKLENIELEKQRLKSTWVHPKHEGLGQINEMTKNPLTREHSLEDLIKRPELNYQKLMQVESLGPWLTDPREGEQVEVQLKYAGYIDRQKDEIERTIRNENTKLPAEFDFSLVSGLSNEVVAKLKEFKPETIGQASRISGITPAAVSLLLVSLKKQGLLRKSA; from the coding sequence ATGCAGTCATTTGAACAAAATTTTGATGTTATCGTTGTTGGAGGAGGCCACGCTGGTACTGAAGCTGCAATGGCATCAGCCAGAATGGGTCAAAATACTTTGTTGCTTACCCATAATGTTGAAACATTAGGACAAATGTCTTGTAACCCAGCCATTGGCGGCATAGGGAAAGGTCATCTAGTAAAAGAAATTGATGCACTTGGTGGGTTAATGGCCAAAGCTGCCGATTTAGGTGGCATTCAATTTAGAACATTGAATTCAAGCAAAGGGCCAGCTGTTCGCGCAACCCGAGCTCAAGCTGATCGCCAATTGTATCGAGCAGCAATTAGAACTGCGCTTGAAAATCAAGATAATTTAAAAATATTTCAGCAAGCTTGCGATGATTTAATCGTTGAAAACGAAAAAGTATGCGGTGTTGTAACCCAAATGGGGTTAAAGTTTTTTGCTAAATCAGTTGTGCTAACCACAGGTACATTTTTAGGTGGTCAAATTCATATTGGTTTAGAAAACTTTAGCGGAGGCCGAGCTGGTGATCCGCCTTCAATCGCATTAGCAAACCGATTACGCGAATTACCTTTTAGAGTTTCGCGGTTAAAAACGGGCACGCCACCAAGAATTGATGCAAGAACAATTGATTTTTCTGCAATGCAAGAACAACCAGGTGATAGCCCATTACCGGTTTTTTCGTTTATGGGAAAAGTTTCAGATCATCCTGAGCAAATTCCGTGTTACATTACTCACACAAATGAAAAAACCCATGATGTGATCCGTGGTGGATTAGACAGATCACCCATGTATTCAGGGGTGATTGAAGGAATCGGGCCTAGATATTGTCCGTCAATTGAAGATAAAATTGTTCGTTTTGCTGAAAAAAGCTCACACCAAATTTTTATTGAACCAGAAGGCTTAACCACACATGAGGTTTATCCAAATGGTATTTCAACCAGTTTACCTTTTGATGTTCAAGTTAATTTAGTCCATTCAATCAAAGGTTTAGAGAACGCGCATATTACTCGGCCAGGTTATGCAATTGAATATGACTTTTTCGATCCAAGAGATTTAAAGCAAACGTTAGAAACTAAATTTATTAAAGGTTTATTTTTTGCTGGCCAGATAAACGGAACGACTGGTTACGAAGAAGCTGGTGCTCAAGGCCTAATGGCGGGCGCAAATGCTGCGCTATTTGCGCAAGAAAAAGAAGGTTTTAGTTTACGTCGAGATCATGCTTATTTAGGTGTATTGGTTGATGATTTAACCACTTTAGGTACAAAAGAACCGTACCGCATGTTTACTAGCCGTGCGGAATACAGATTATTATTACGTGAAGATAATGCTGACATTCGACTAACCGAATTAGGCAGAAAAGTCGGCTTGATTGATGATGAACGTTGGGCCTTTTTCTCTAACAAATTAGAGAATATAGAGCTGGAAAAACAAAGACTTAAGTCAACTTGGGTGCATCCTAAACATGAAGGTTTAGGACAAATTAATGAGATGACAAAAAATCCATTAACCCGCGAACATAGCTTAGAAGATTTGATAAAACGGCCTGAATTAAATTACCAAAAACTAATGCAAGTTGAATCGTTAGGGCCTTGGTTAACCGATCCGCGTGAAGGCGAACAAGTTGAAGTTCAGCTAAAATATGCAGGTTATATTGACCGTCAAAAAGACGAAATTGAACGCACAATTCGTAATGAAAACACAAAGTTACCTGCGGAATTTGATTTTAGTTTAGTTTCAGGTTTATCTAATGAAGTGGTTGCTAAGTTAAAAGAATTTAAACCCGAAACCATAGGTCAGGCATCACGTATATCGGGCATTACGCCAGCTGCGGTCTCGTTATTATTGGTTAGCTTGAAAAAACAAGGCTTGTTGAGGAAATCTGCGTAA
- the hemH gene encoding ferrochelatase — MKYQGKTDFSHKTPAKVGVLITNLGTPEAPTKPALKRYLKQFLSDPRVVEVPRFVWWFILNGVILNFRPARSAKAYQGVWTDKGSPLLIHTQNQHKAIAEQLVVEFGDKIVVEYAMRYGKPAINETIDKMLAQGVRQLLVLPLYPQYSATTTASTFDAIAQDFTKRRWLPDFKFISHYHDNADYIQAIADKIRAHWDKKGRADKLVFSYHGIPKRYLDNGDPYHCECYKTSRLVADNLALNKDEYITTFQSRFGKEEWLKPYTDHSLQAFPKQGIKSVQVICPGFSADCLETIEEIGEENRDYFIEAGGERFEYIEALNSDPQHIDMLVNLIKTNLANWSGDFTPATETDKFAKEQGATN, encoded by the coding sequence ATGAAATACCAAGGTAAAACTGATTTTTCACACAAAACGCCTGCTAAAGTAGGGGTGCTTATTACTAATTTAGGTACTCCAGAGGCTCCAACCAAACCTGCTCTTAAACGTTATCTGAAGCAATTTTTGTCTGATCCTAGAGTAGTAGAAGTGCCTAGATTCGTTTGGTGGTTTATTTTAAATGGGGTTATTTTAAACTTTAGACCCGCTCGTTCAGCTAAAGCTTATCAAGGTGTTTGGACAGATAAAGGTTCACCTTTATTAATTCATACTCAAAATCAGCATAAAGCAATTGCAGAACAACTGGTTGTAGAGTTTGGTGATAAAATAGTGGTTGAATATGCAATGCGTTATGGCAAACCTGCTATAAATGAAACAATAGACAAAATGTTAGCGCAAGGCGTTAGACAATTATTGGTATTGCCTTTGTATCCGCAATATTCAGCAACTACGACTGCTTCTACCTTTGATGCGATAGCGCAAGATTTTACCAAAAGACGCTGGCTTCCTGATTTTAAATTTATTAGTCATTACCACGATAATGCTGATTATATTCAAGCTATTGCAGATAAAATTAGAGCGCATTGGGATAAAAAAGGTAGAGCCGATAAGCTTGTTTTTTCATATCATGGCATTCCTAAACGTTATTTAGATAATGGCGATCCATATCATTGTGAATGCTATAAAACCTCTCGGCTGGTTGCCGACAATTTAGCGTTAAATAAAGATGAATATATAACAACTTTTCAAAGCCGATTTGGTAAAGAAGAATGGTTAAAGCCTTATACAGACCATAGTTTACAAGCCTTTCCCAAGCAAGGTATTAAATCAGTACAGGTGATCTGCCCTGGATTTAGTGCTGATTGCTTAGAAACTATTGAAGAAATTGGCGAAGAAAATAGAGATTACTTTATAGAAGCTGGCGGCGAAAGGTTTGAATATATAGAAGCGTTAAATAGTGATCCCCAGCATATAGATATGCTGGTTAATTTAATTAAAACTAATCTAGCTAACTGGAGTGGTGATTTTACGCCTGCAACAGAAACAGATAAATTTGCAAAAGAGCAGGGCGCTACTAATTAG
- a CDS encoding DUF6933 domain-containing protein yields the protein MQVHCTKKLMAKLPQNHKINSAEPVAELPQQLPANVVLFPGTKLKNQQEKTKDLGQWHANLVVIQRRRCIMFVHDITRFGLIIPCVQKVDFANLDNLFIDIFINTLLKLDYPFAVVDAASQLLTPFKYDSHCNRSVQGTMRVMISQIEHLVWVDNIKVSELNPCSTSAWVNEMPCTVKGQKEVIWPIKAMKEFIQAKM from the coding sequence ATGCAAGTGCATTGCACAAAAAAATTGATGGCTAAATTGCCGCAAAATCATAAAATAAATTCAGCCGAACCTGTGGCTGAATTACCTCAACAATTACCAGCTAATGTTGTTTTATTTCCTGGTACCAAACTAAAAAATCAGCAAGAAAAAACAAAAGATTTAGGGCAATGGCATGCAAATTTAGTGGTTATTCAGCGCCGTCGATGCATTATGTTTGTGCACGACATTACTCGTTTTGGGTTAATTATTCCTTGTGTACAAAAAGTTGATTTTGCCAATTTAGATAATTTATTTATTGATATTTTTATAAATACTTTACTTAAACTTGATTATCCATTTGCGGTAGTAGACGCTGCGTCTCAACTATTAACGCCATTTAAATACGACTCTCATTGTAATCGTTCTGTGCAGGGGACTATGCGCGTTATGATTAGTCAGATTGAGCATTTGGTTTGGGTGGATAATATTAAAGTGAGCGAGCTTAATCCTTGCTCTACCTCGGCTTGGGTTAACGAAATGCCATGTACTGTAAAAGGACAAAAAGAAGTAATTTGGCCAATTAAAGCGATGAAAGAATTTATTCAGGCCAAAATGTAA